A region from the Mesorhizobium sp. J8 genome encodes:
- the trxC gene encoding thioredoxin TrxC, producing MTQENLVVCTKCGVVNRLPLSRNGADAKCGKCGALLFPGFPQDIDAANFDRQIGRGSLPVLVDVWAPWCGPCKAMAPAYEAAARALEPHIRLVKLNSDKEQAVAARLGIRGIPTMILFRRRREIARISGAMTTNQIVAWVRGHVPTGTN from the coding sequence ATGACCCAGGAAAATCTGGTGGTTTGCACCAAATGCGGCGTGGTCAACCGCCTGCCGCTTAGCCGGAACGGTGCCGACGCCAAATGCGGAAAGTGCGGCGCGCTGCTGTTTCCAGGGTTTCCGCAGGATATCGACGCGGCGAACTTCGATCGTCAAATCGGTCGCGGCAGCCTGCCTGTCCTCGTCGATGTCTGGGCGCCTTGGTGCGGCCCCTGCAAGGCGATGGCGCCGGCCTACGAAGCCGCCGCCAGGGCGCTGGAGCCTCACATCCGGCTGGTCAAGCTGAATTCCGACAAGGAGCAGGCCGTCGCGGCGAGACTGGGCATTCGCGGCATTCCCACCATGATCCTTTTTCGTCGCCGGCGGGAGATCGCGCGCATATCGGGGGCGATGACGACGAACCAGATCGTCGCCTGGGTTCGCGGCCACGTGCCAACGGGTACCAACTGA
- a CDS encoding NAD(P)H-dependent oxidoreductase — translation MSRRILVLVGHPDPSPERLCRALASAYAEAAEMAGHEVRKIDLALLEFPLLRTMQEFEHGSIPDSLRGAAEAVLWAEHFVFVFPLWLGTVPAMPKAFLEQVMRPGTAFAYPAKGEAFTKSLLRGRSARLVVTMGMPAAVYRIWFLSHGIAGMRRGILNFVGIRPVRETLFGMVASASEAKRVSWLKQMQRLGERGI, via the coding sequence ATGTCGCGGCGCATACTTGTTCTCGTCGGCCACCCTGACCCATCCCCTGAACGGCTCTGCCGCGCCTTGGCTTCGGCATATGCCGAAGCCGCCGAAATGGCGGGCCATGAGGTGCGCAAGATCGATCTGGCCCTGCTGGAGTTTCCGCTGCTTCGGACGATGCAGGAGTTCGAGCACGGGTCGATACCCGACAGTCTCAGGGGAGCGGCCGAGGCGGTCCTCTGGGCGGAGCATTTCGTCTTTGTCTTCCCGCTTTGGCTGGGCACAGTACCGGCCATGCCGAAGGCTTTCCTCGAGCAAGTGATGCGGCCGGGCACGGCGTTCGCCTACCCGGCCAAGGGTGAAGCTTTCACCAAATCCTTGCTGCGCGGCCGCTCCGCCCGACTGGTGGTGACGATGGGAATGCCGGCGGCCGTCTACCGCATCTGGTTCCTTAGCCATGGGATTGCCGGCATGCGGCGCGGGATCCTCAATTTTGTCGGCATCAGGCCGGTGAGGGAGACACTGTTCGGCATGGTCGCAAGCGCCAGCGAGGCGAAACGGGTGAGCTGGCTCAAACAGATGCAACGGCTGGGCGAACGCGG